Proteins from a genomic interval of Clostridium scatologenes:
- a CDS encoding LVIVD repeat-containing protein, with the protein MSTRTEMLCKNIEFIGYDDMNGKPGFQMAMQKSGDKYYIYTASFRHNGWNIIDVTDPTHPRNVKWIEGPWLSEDLHDGQGTPKIQIADGIMVTAHGGTMKELHGTEIGLPFWGGIMIWDVKTDPENPILLSKFECKGGAGVHRFFYNGGRYVYVTGNAEGFNGFILRIVDIQDPKNPVEVGRWWADEQFMNNKISSGSARYGSAEALSAPFLHACVVKDDIVYMAYANKGFIMLDVKDKTNPKMLNCLPLNPPFGGGSAGSPIHSVLPLGDRPYVVVTTEGERSRYFSNEITEGLFKKIVTQPMNMLSIVEVTDVSNPSLISIFPYPEVPEGYTHGTNFNVVDGVRIPFGPHNIFDAFGQGVYEKRDDRVYCCHFNAGLRIYDVSDPYVPKEIAYFLPPDPKKDLFNNAEGNLVPGARVAITEDVLVDDRGYIYIDTYMDGLYILRCTV; encoded by the coding sequence ATGAGTACAAGAACTGAAATGTTATGTAAAAACATTGAATTTATAGGTTATGACGATATGAATGGCAAACCAGGATTTCAAATGGCTATGCAAAAATCTGGAGATAAATATTATATCTATACAGCTTCATTTAGACACAATGGATGGAACATAATTGATGTTACTGATCCAACACATCCAAGAAATGTTAAGTGGATTGAAGGTCCATGGTTATCTGAAGATTTACATGATGGACAGGGTACACCAAAGATTCAAATTGCTGATGGAATTATGGTTACAGCACATGGTGGAACAATGAAAGAATTACATGGTACAGAAATTGGGTTACCATTCTGGGGAGGAATAATGATCTGGGATGTAAAAACAGATCCGGAAAACCCAATTTTATTATCTAAATTTGAATGTAAAGGTGGAGCTGGAGTACATAGATTCTTCTACAATGGCGGAAGATATGTATACGTAACTGGAAATGCAGAAGGATTCAATGGATTTATTTTAAGAATAGTAGATATTCAAGATCCTAAAAATCCTGTAGAAGTTGGAAGATGGTGGGCTGACGAACAGTTTATGAATAATAAAATATCATCAGGTAGTGCACGTTATGGATCAGCAGAAGCATTATCTGCACCATTCCTTCATGCATGTGTTGTTAAAGATGATATTGTTTATATGGCATATGCAAATAAGGGATTTATTATGTTAGATGTAAAGGATAAAACAAATCCTAAAATGTTAAATTGTCTTCCTCTTAATCCACCGTTTGGAGGAGGATCAGCAGGATCACCAATTCATTCTGTTTTACCATTAGGGGATAGACCTTATGTAGTGGTTACAACAGAAGGAGAAAGATCAAGATATTTCAGCAATGAGATAACAGAGGGATTATTTAAAAAAATTGTAACTCAGCCAATGAATATGCTTAGTATAGTAGAAGTTACAGATGTAAGTAATCCAAGCCTTATTTCAATTTTCCCATATCCTGAAGTACCTGAAGGATATACTCATGGTACAAACTTTAATGTTGTTGATGGGGTGCGTATTCCATTTGGACCTCACAATATATTTGATGCATTTGGTCAAGGCGTTTATGAGAAACGTGATGACAGAGTTTACTGCTGTCATTTTAATGCTGGACTTCGTATTTACGATGTAAGTGATCCTTATGTACCAAAAGAAATAGCATATTTCCTTCCACCAGATCCAAAGAAGGATTTATTTAATAATGCAGAAGGTAACTTAGTACCTGGAGCAAGAGTAGCAATAACAGAAGATGTTTTAGTTGATGATCGTGGTTATATTTATATAGACACATATATGGATGGATTGTATATATTACGTTGTACTGTTTAG